The sequence below is a genomic window from Acidobacteriota bacterium.
GCGACCCGAAGTTGCCGGAACCGTCGACGAGCGGCTCGCGCAGCGCGAAGGGCTGCGCCATGCGGACGAGCGTCTCGTACAACGCGGCGTCGCCGTGCGGATGGTAGTTGCCCATCACGTCGCCGACGACCTTCGCGCACTTGCGGTGCTTCGCGTCGGCCGTCAGATTCTGCTGCCACATCGTGAACAGGATGCGGCGCTGCACCGGCTTGAGGCCGTCGCGGACGTCCGGCAGCGCGCGCGCCGTGATGACCGACAGCGCGTAGTTGAGGTACCGCTCCTGCGCCGCCTCGTGGAGCGCGACGCGATCGTCGCCGCCCGTGGGCGGCGGCGTCAGCAGGTCGGCATCAGCGTTGTCGAAGAGGGACGGGGAGCTGCCGGTTTTCTTCTTTGCCACGGCCGCGAATTGTACCGCGGCGCCGCAGGCTCGGCGGCGCGGCGGGGGCGCACGCAACGCCTGCTGGACGCGGCCGGCAGCTCACGTGTCAGCGCGTTCTCGCGCGCGACCTGCGCCCGCAAGCATCGCCCGCGAGCGTGCGCCGGCCGGCGCTACAATCGGCAGGCTCCCCGCGCACACCGCGTATCGACGATCGTCCGGAGACGAACCCGCCATGGCAAAGCGCGCCCCACGAAACCACGAGCCGCCGTCTCGCCTGATCGACGCGCGAATCGAGGAGCTCGGCGATTGGCGAGGCCGGGTGCTCGGCCGGATCCGTGCCCTCGTCCGGGCCGCCGATCCCGCCATCGTCGAGGAGTGGAAGTGGGACGTGCCGGTCTGGTCGCACGACGGCCTGATCTGCACCGGCGAAACCTACAAGCAGACCGTGAAGGTGACGTTCGCGAAGGGTGCGGCCCTGCCGGACCCGTCGCGGCTCTTCAACGCCAGCCTCGAAGGGCGCACCAGGCGGGCGATCGACATCCACGAGGGCGACGAGATCGACGAGCACGCGTTCAAAGCGCTCGTTCGCGCCGCCGTGGCGTTGAACAGACTGTAGACGGGTACGACAGGTACGACCGGTACGACGGGTACGACAGGCGACAGGAGCGAACTGACGCGGGTCACCTTGATTTTGGATGCGCGAGAGGGTCGCGCGTGGCCGTCGCTTCGCGACAGGGCCGGAACGCCGTCGCGGCCAGGCGTCGGGCGTCGGCGCCAGGGTGATGGAGGAAATCACCTTCCTCGGCCGCGACGAGCGTGCTGAGAGCGCGGCCAGAATCCGGCCGCAGGTCTCGACCACGCGGCGCGCGATCCTGCGGATTCGACGGCGCGATCCGCGTTGTTCAGGGCCGCCAGTCCGCGATGAAGAGGTTGGTGTCGCCCTCCTTGGCCGCATTGCGGTTCGACGCGAACACGAGCTTCGTGCCGTCGGGCGAGAACATGGGGAACCCGTCGAAGGTCGGACCGAACGTGACCTGTTCCTGGCCGGTGCCGTCGACGTCGATGAGGAACAGATCGAAGTTGTTGCCGCGCGGGTTCGCGGCGTTCGAGGCGTAGATGATGCGCTTGCCGTCGGGCGTCCAGTACGGCGCCCAGTTGGCGCCGACGCCCGTCTTCGTGACCTGGGTCAGATTGCGGCCGTCACGATCCATCACGTAGACCTCGAGCGACGTCGGCCGCCAGATCGCCTGCTTCAAGAGACGGAAGAAGTCGTCGAGCTCCGGGCCGGGCTGCGGATGACGGCCGCGGAACACGATCTTCGACCCATCGGGCGAGAAGAACGGCCCGCCGTCGGGACCGGGCAGGTTCGTCAGGCGCCGCACGTCCGATCCGTCGCCGTTCATGGAGTAGATCTCCATGTCGCCGTCGCGCACGCTCGTGAACACGACGCGGCCGTCCTTCGCGATCGTCGCTTCGGCGTCGTACCCCGGCGCGCTCGTCAGCCGCTGCAGGTTCGTCCCGTCCTCGTTCACGCGGAAGATATCGTACGACTCGTAGATCGGCCAGACGTAGCCCTGCGCCATGCTCGGTACCGGCGGGCAGGCTGCCCCGGCGAGGTGCGTGGAGGCGTAGATGATCGACCGATTGTCCGGATAGTAGAAGCTGCACGTCGTGCGCCCCTGCCCCGTGCTGACGAGCTTCACGTTCGATCCGTCCACGTTCATCGTGTAGATCTGGTCGCAGCCGTGGTTGCGGTTCGACTGGAAGCTCAGCTTTCGCCCGTCGAACGAGAAGTACGCTTCCGCGTTCTCCCCGCCGGACGTCAACTGCTTCACGTTCGCGAGGTGGCGCTCCCCCGGATAGACGAGCGCCGCCGGCGCCTGCGCCGGCGGCCCGGCCTGGCGGGGCGCGGACGCCCAGCCGACGAGGCCGAGCAGGGTGAGTCCAAGCACGGGCAGCGCGTTCACGTTCGACATACGTAGGATGATACCGGGTCTTGCCCGATCTCCGACGCATCATCCACGTGGACATGGACGCGTTCTACGCGTCGGTCGAGCAGCGCGATCGCCCGGCGCTCAGGGGCCGGCCCGTCGCCGTCGGCGGCTCGCCCGCGTCGCGCGGGGTCGTGGCGGCGGCGAGCTACGAGGCGCGCCGGTTCGGCGTGCGATCGGCGATGCCGATGGCGCGCGCCGTCCGGCTCTGCCCGGCGCTCGACATCGTCCGCCCGGATTTCCAGAAGTACCGCGCCGTGTCCGACCAGGTCTTCGCGATCTTTCGATCCGTCACGCCGCTCGTCGAGCCGCTGTCGCTCGACGAGGCGTATCTCGACGTAACGGACAACGCCTGGCACGAGCCGCTCGGCGTCACGGTCGCGCGGCGCGTCAAGGCGCTCATCCGCGAGCGCACCGGCCTGACGGCCTCGGCCGGCGTCGCGCCCAACAAGTTCCTGGCGAAGATCGCGTCCGCCTGGCGCAAGCCCGACGGCCTGACCGTCATCGCGCCCGAGCGCGTCGAGACGTTCCTTCAGCAGCTTCCGGTCGACGCGCTGTGGGGCGTGGGGCCCGTTACGGCCGAGCGACTGCGCGAGCGGGGCATCGAGCGGCTCGTCGACGTCCGCCAGGTCGATCCCGCCGTGCTGCGCTCGGCCGTCGGCAGCCTCGCCGAGTGGCTGGTCGCACTCGCTCACGGGCGCGACGACCGGCGCGTACAGCCCAACCGCGAGGCGAAGTCGTCGTCGAGCGAGTGCACCTACGCCGCGGACCTCGTCGATCTCGATCGCATCCGGGAGGAGATCGCGGAGCTGGCGCGCGAGAACGCCGACTGGCTTCGCGCGCGCGATCTCGTCGCGCGCACGGTCACGATCAAAGTGCGGTATGGCGACTTCGCCACCGTCACGCGCAGCCACAGCGGCCGGCCCACGGCCGACGCCGCCGACATCGTCCGCCGGGCCGTCGGCCTGCTCGAGAAGACGGCCGCCGGAGAGCGCCCCGTGCGGCTGCTCGGCGCCGGCGTGCACGGCCTCGCCGCGCGCGAGACGATCGATGCCGGATGGCTGCCGTTCGACGAGCGCTGAGCGCGAGCGCCGGCGGCTACGCCGTGAGCCCGAGGTCGGCCGACGAGCGCGACGGCTCGATCCAGCCCTGGAGCTCGCGGCCGACGATCGCCGCGAGCGCGTCGAGCCACGCGTCGTGCGTGTTGAGGCACGGCACGCGCCGGTACTCGCCGCCACCCTCGAGCCGGTAGATCTTGCCGTTCGTCAGATCCATCTCCTCGAGCGTCTCGAGGCAGTCGGCCGTGAACCCCGGGCAGAGGACGGCGAGGCGTTCGAGCCGGCGGTGGGCCAGATCGCGGAGCGTCTGCTCGGTGTAGGGCTGCAGCCACTCCTCGCGACCGAACCGCGACTGGAACGACACCGTGACGCGATCCTGCGGCCAGCCCATGACCGCCGAGAGCGCGCTGGCGGTCGCGAGACACTGCTGCGGATACGG
It includes:
- a CDS encoding DUF1801 domain-containing protein, with translation MAKRAPRNHEPPSRLIDARIEELGDWRGRVLGRIRALVRAADPAIVEEWKWDVPVWSHDGLICTGETYKQTVKVTFAKGAALPDPSRLFNASLEGRTRRAIDIHEGDEIDEHAFKALVRAAVALNRL
- a CDS encoding PD40 domain-containing protein, with amino-acid sequence MSNVNALPVLGLTLLGLVGWASAPRQAGPPAQAPAALVYPGERHLANVKQLTSGGENAEAYFSFDGRKLSFQSNRNHGCDQIYTMNVDGSNVKLVSTGQGRTTCSFYYPDNRSIIYASTHLAGAACPPVPSMAQGYVWPIYESYDIFRVNEDGTNLQRLTSAPGYDAEATIAKDGRVVFTSVRDGDMEIYSMNGDGSDVRRLTNLPGPDGGPFFSPDGSKIVFRGRHPQPGPELDDFFRLLKQAIWRPTSLEVYVMDRDGRNLTQVTKTGVGANWAPYWTPDGKRIIYASNAANPRGNNFDLFLIDVDGTGQEQVTFGPTFDGFPMFSPDGTKLVFASNRNAAKEGDTNLFIADWRP
- the dinB gene encoding DNA polymerase IV; amino-acid sequence: MDAFYASVEQRDRPALRGRPVAVGGSPASRGVVAAASYEARRFGVRSAMPMARAVRLCPALDIVRPDFQKYRAVSDQVFAIFRSVTPLVEPLSLDEAYLDVTDNAWHEPLGVTVARRVKALIRERTGLTASAGVAPNKFLAKIASAWRKPDGLTVIAPERVETFLQQLPVDALWGVGPVTAERLRERGIERLVDVRQVDPAVLRSAVGSLAEWLVALAHGRDDRRVQPNREAKSSSSECTYAADLVDLDRIREEIAELARENADWLRARDLVARTVTIKVRYGDFATVTRSHSGRPTADAADIVRRAVGLLEKTAAGERPVRLLGAGVHGLAARETIDAGWLPFDER